In the Silene latifolia isolate original U9 population chromosome 1, ASM4854445v1, whole genome shotgun sequence genome, TTCGCACTTCTGGCTTTTCCTGGGATGATGAGAAGCATATGATAAAATGTGAAAGACAATCTTATGATGATTTTTGTAGGGTAATACTTTTTCTCTCTTTTCGTTTCTCTTTCTTAATTGGTGATTTTTTTTTAACTCAACTTGATCGAGAATGTGTTGTATTATTGTTGCAGCAAAATAAAAATGCCCATGGATTGTGGAACGTTTCATTTCCACACTTTGATAAGTTGGCAATTATTTATGGCCCTGATCGAGCCACTGGAAATTATTCTGAGACTTTTGCTGAAGCAGTGGAGAACCAACAAAATGAGCCAATTGACTTAAGCAAGGATGAAAGTGACGAAGATGATCTTATTGATGATAATGAGTCACTTTATCGGCCTAGTCAATCTAGTCCAAGTAGGCCGACTTCTAAGAAAGCAAAGACGGTGAAAATTCAGATGGAGAATacgaaacaaaaaacaaagaagagAAAGATGCCGGATGTTGTGGATTTGACTACTTCTTTCAAAGATATGTCTTCAAACTTATCTGATTTCATGAGTGGAATGAATGTTCATATGTCTACTATTGCTAATGCTTTATCAACCACCCAACAACATGAACACGCTATTATGGTTCGTGAGCAAGAATTGGAAAATCAGAAGAAAAATTTGGTAAATGAGCTACTTGGTGTGCAAGGGTTGACTAGATATGAAGCATTATTAGCTTCCCAAAATTGGCGTCTAGTCCAAGTGATCTCTCTCTTTTTATCGAGTCCGGATGATGCATGGAAGAAGGAGTTTATTTTTAACCTCATTCACCCACACTTGCCTCGAAATGGCAATAATTGATGCATGGAAGAAGGAGTTTATTTTTAGACTATCATATTTTTCATAGAACATTTTATGTGGATTTTTATTGGTGTTAGAATATTTTTGCTATTGTCGTATTATATGAACATGTTCAATGGATTTTTATGGAGTAATTTGGATTTTTGCTTTTGTTAtagttaattttaattttaaataatATTAATTGTAGTTATCTATAATGAAGAAAAGAAAACGATTCGAAATCCATTCCAAATGTGAACCAAACAACATGTATGGCATTTAGAATCCATTACAAGTTCAAACCAAACAAGCATTAAAaagtatggggttctaactccatacctccTTGGTAttagaatccattccattccattccaattgtttgaaccaaacggcccctaagttatcaaaataaaataaaaagcttGATATATTAATGACTTGTGCCTGGGCTTTCTCCTATTGGGTCAGCCCTATGCTATAAGACAATCATATAGGAGAGTTGCTGaacaataaataacaataaacaataaagtaCGTCAAGTAAATCACCCGCGATAAATTACATGGTTCAGCCCAGTTGAAAATTTTACGTCCACCCCTTCTtttattaatcaattaagagcaccCAATCGCCTAATCTACAATAATTGATTAGCCTCCACGACTAACTAGAGATGTTAAGTTCTCGTTTAGAGGGATGTTAAGCCTAAGGAGTGTGTGTGAGATGTTAAGCCCACGATTATGTGAGATGTTAAGCTCACATGTTTTGAAGGATGTTAACCTTTCGAGATTTAAGAGATGTTAAACTTTCAACTCGCTGCAAAAGTAAGTATGAATTTTCTTGATTACAATCGCCTCTAAAATAATATAATACAATCTAATTATTTAGATATGATTTATAAAACTATCTTGTAACAACCTGGAGTGTATAAATGAGAAAAGAACATATCCCCtattactaagagaataaaaattttcttagatttccctccaaaaagcatctagttaaataaggtaataaataaaattttctttcattacattattatattttcaatgaatatattcttataaataaactctaatttttaaaataaattcataattatgatttttcattaaaataaaataaaattgataataaactataaactataagttggtaaatttttcagtaatgcaataattattactgtagagaataacttgacacatgcttactattagtttcgtgacaaaaaaacattcactaaaaaaaattcgcaacttaaataaatttttttattagttttccatttcatttttttttgtttcatatcaaaatacaattgaGTGAACtcataaatattaatgaggtgcaaatttaaaaagtatataaatcctcctatataccaagataatacaacttctctaaagttttccctccaaagtgctcaaacttatgtatggaaactgatggggcatattctgcacccgctgaccagtcaacatattgagcaaggtcaaagatatccacagcaagtcaacggcttagacagcctaaccgacgccacctgtcggcctgtcagatGGGTCCCGCCGGGCAACCAAATAGccgggcacacatccgcgaactcatatccaagacccctcggcggtgagtcaacagggcccgccagcctgccataggtccctcggccgaggggtagatcagtctttccacgtGCTAGCCACtcggccacttggccactacgtgacaaaaggtgaaagtctataaatactcctctactctcattgaatagaggatccacaatttaacctaagaatcactattcatctggtaatatcttccttatctctctacaatacgtactttgccaagtaacaacaacttacctctctaagttactgacttgagcgtcggagtgagttcgctcggcccaaagccgagccctcagtttgttcatcctttcaggagaccgcaaggaggattcaaccaaagacgtcattctacaagcacgggtggtaacatataactgctctggaattacacccggaacaattggcgccgtctgtggggaaaagatactagaagctagacacattcattcccaaacgaaaaaaaaaaaacaaacaaaacaaaaacccacccaaaaagctaagaagatgtcgaaacaaccagagaaggtgtCGGGGGAAAACaaattctaccaagacgacacattccacaactcagaaatcggacagtcccccaccggccgtatcactgatGCGACGAACGGGACGCCAAAGGAACAAGATATGCCGCTGCCCGCCGGCCAGgtcaccgtcatgggacatgtggttaaTGCAGCAaagctgaagctactcctggacataattgctagtacgccgctcacaccgtcacaccgacaagagcggcggaacccgtccgagAGACCGGGGCctgaatgtgactccaagagacttgaatggagcactggaagaagctggccctgtcaagacgccgggggagcccagagcgctagtggtagaccttagtccttcccgcactcgcgggaggatggCGTCTCCGCAGCGCCGACGAGGCaccccccagaggagtgaaagaagcccgactcgtcggagtcggagaagaagctcgacttaccatagtcggaggagaagccccacctagtacgaggagaggagccggactagggacgtgaggagccgatcgccgcgtgtcgttcgacacgtggtcagacagcctctcagcgcctacgtcctagataccccggtgccgacAATGCTGAAGttaccacctatagcatacaaaggagaaggcgacccaaccgaccacgtcgaggcttacgagtctcacatgtcagtatgggagcaacccgatgaggtttggtgccgaatcttcccaacgacactgcatgggatggcacagagttggtacaaggggctacccgacgggtcggtatactgttacgccaacctaaaggacacgttcctagcccagtattcctgcaacaCGAGGAGggtcgtggagacatcggacctcctgactatcagacaggagggaggcgagtcgatccgaagttatgtgaagaggttcgacgccaaggttcagcaaattcgtgagctgaacagcgaactggaagccttcgcgctgatgaaaggcctcccgaggggagacctaaagaatgagctcatcaagtgcggcggccagagactagactccgccagaaaaatggccgatcaagccattaaggtggaggactaccaccaaacctgggtaggccccagcgaggccggccACTCAGAAAAgaaaagccgccgggaggacaacccggatgaaagacgctgtgacgataataggtcacggtctgacaggtccACCAGAAACGAGACTCGGCGGATCTTTGGGTGGATTTGGGAACGAACCGCCgaggcggtacaatgatcacacccccccaGCCGTGTCGCCCGCCGAGGTTTTCGCCCGAGCAAGAGCGAGGGTCGAAGTGGGAGAGACCTcccggccgaggagtgacggtgacacgagcgatcgtgagtaccacggccacaccggtcaccttatcgataATCGtcggcatcgaagaatgccattgaagaactgatccggaaggggagcctcggcaagtatgttgccaaaggccaaaagactgatgccgacGGTtcggataagaaatccgtcttcgaacggataggagtaatccatgtcgtcatcgggggcaacgagaacggtgggtccgctcatgggcgcaaacggcacctgaacgagctgtatcaggccatcaactttgtgcccaacacagcgactcccgcttccaacatccccgatataactattgggaagaaggattacgagggagtcatcgcccctcacagcgacccactcgtagtccacttggacatagccaaccacctggtgaagaggtgcctgattgacacaggcgcctacacaaacattatgtacaacgaatgctttctcaacctcggtctgaaagttgaagacttgagcccctgcaccaacccgttgtataGCTTTTTTggagccggcctggtaccccttgggtcaatcaggctgccggtgaggttcggcgggGAAAGTGCGGCCAAAAACgttatgtctgagttcgtggtcattgacggctcgtctgccTAAAACGTTATgtccgagtcaccctgagcgaggccgatgcggtaatgtccatccgggctctgacgttgatgtatgtctcggaccggggggaagtgcgtaagctcgtctcaaagaacgaagtggtcaatatccaagtgtccgccagagggtgcaacatgcaatccttcaaagtggcgaagaagtcagagaaggggaagagcccatccttgcaacaggagggcgagCACAGGAataccaccgtcggcatggtagaaggagcggagaccgaagaggtggagattgacccaggccgcaccgtaactatcggtgttaacctggagccaaagttcagagccgccctcctagatctgctgaggaaaaacaaagacgtcttcgcctactcagcggccgagatgccaggcgtgagccgggaggtaattttTCTCAGgctaaacgtactccccaccgctcgccctgtcaaacaaaggatgaggaactcctcagccgagaaagatgaggccatcaaagccgaggtagataaattactggcTGCAGGattcatcatgccttgtacctatcctGAATGGTTAGCTAATGtggtaatggtgaggaaatcatcgggggcatggaggatgtgtgtagattttaccaatcttaataaagcgtgccccaaagattgctatcccttgcctcgaatagacaGCTTAATCGACGCGACGGTAGGCTACACTATCTTTGCCGAGTCcgggacgccttctcggggtatcatcaggtgttcatggccgaggaagacatgcctaaatgcgcattcatcaccgctaacggcacatacatgtacaaaatgatgccatttggtttaaagaacgccggtgcgacttacacaagactggtggacaaagtgttccaaaatcaaaaagggcgaaacattgaggcttacgtcgacgatgctattgtaaaaagcaagtccgacagcgagcacttagccgatttacacgaaacattttgttcactaaggaagtacaagatgaaactcaacccaatgaaatgcaacttcggagtccgggcaggtaagttcctcggcgtacttgtcagtgccaggggaattgacgccaatccagacaaagtccaggcgatcctagacctgccggagccgaggaatcgaaaggaggtcataatgctgaccgggaggatggcggctttagcccgtttcatctctcggtcggccgaaaaaagcaccccattcttcaaggtgttgaaggggaataaagacttcggctggggggaggagcagagcacagctttcaaacaactgaaaactcatcttcagactctcccaaccctgtccaggccgatcttTGGGAAACATCGATCAGACATAGCGagcattacctcggccacggtcggtccgtGATCGTCGAGAAGAGGACAAGCAACAAacaccaatctactttgtcaccatacacaTTTGttccgccgagagaaattacccgccgattgaaaaagcgccttTGCCGTCGTCGTCGGCGCAAGGAAaccgaaaccctacttcgacgcacatcccgtgacggtcctaaccgaccagccgttggaaaaagcattggaaaagtttgagcaatccggcagctcatcaaatgggcgagagagctatccggccggcattcaggtacaagccgaggccctcgataaaggggcgaGGCACTTTGgcgatttcctggccgaatgcacataccaagaagagcaaaaccccagagtatgggaggtatacaccgacgggtcctccacgacgaacgcTCGGAGCcgatacttatcatcagcccaaacggggacgagttcgagtaagccttgaaatttaccttctcggcctcaaacaacgaatccgaatacgaggcggtgataaccggagtcgagctagctagggccgcAGGGGCGGAGCACATAAttgtgaaaacagattcacttttggtggctaaccaaatcagaggagagtacgagactcgagacgacggaatggtaagatacctggaaagggtgaaAGCTGATACCTCAAAGTTaaaatcttttcagatacaatgcattcccaggtctgagaacaaccgagccgacgctctctcaaaactcgccagttcaaccatcaagaatgtcagccgaaccgtgctggtagacatcaggaatgccaagagcattactgaggccgtcggcatggtgggtaacatagagaccgagacaacgtggatgactccgataacaaagtacaaattgacaagtgaactaccggaggaccgcagtctcgcgcagaaaataaaaaggatcgcagcaaggtacttggtgtttgaaggagaactatacagaaggtccgtgataagaccacttttgaaatgtgtcggcccagccgacgcggagctcatattgacagagattcacgaaggcatttgcggccatcacatgggggcaagaacactagcccacaaagctctccgagccggctacttctggcccaccatgcttgcggattccagagccaagaccaagaaatgcaacaactgtcaaatgcatgctccggtgatacatgcgccgtcccgagacctgcagccggtacttaatccccttcctttcgcacagtgggggatggatctactagggccatttccaacggcatccggcggaagaaagttcttgattgtcgccgttgattacttcactaaatgggttgaagctgtagcagtacctgCAAAGACGACGgcagccgtaagaaaggtaatctgggaaaatgtcataacccgttttgggctaccccaagtcatggtattcgaccacggccgagagttttggagtgacacgataatgagctggctggaaggactcggtatcaaatttgcatactcctctgTCTGTCATCCACAGAgtaacggacaggcggaggcagccaataaaacaatcctcaatggtttgaagaagacagttgaagacctaaagggaagatgggccgatgaactacctggcgtcctatggtccctgcgaaccacggagaaagaagcaacggggtacagtccgttccacttagtctacgggtccgaagcagtcctgccaattgaagcaacgatgccgacattcagaacggccacctttaacccggtcgaaaatgaggaaggcttaagagcctccctagacctagttgaagaaagccgagatacagcacgcctcaacttggcggtataccaaaaccgaatgagaagaacttacaaccgaagagtccacaa is a window encoding:
- the LOC141653442 gene encoding uncharacterized protein LOC141653442; amino-acid sequence: MDVGQTSQGGRGKNKRSWTKLEEEHLIDGLLELNSDPQWKADGSFKNGFKNKLEDMMNKKFPGCGLKANPHIESKIKWFKDKYNALTEMFRTSGFSWDDEKHMIKCERQSYDDFCRQNKNAHGLWNVSFPHFDKLAIIYGPDRATGNYSETFAEAVENQQNEPIDLSKDESDEDDLIDDNESLYRPSQSSPSRPTSKKAKTVKIQMENTKQKTKKRKMPDVVDLTTSFKDMSSNLSDFMSGMNVHMSTIANALSTTQQHEHAIMVREQELENQKKNLVNELLGVQGLTRYEALLASQNWRLVQVISLFLSSPDDAWKKEFIFNLIHPHLPRNGNN